The Pseudomonadota bacterium genome includes the window GACAATACGTAATCAACTTTGAGTTTAATATTCTCTACCCCACTAAAGTAAATGTAAATCCCCATAAATTTCCTACTAATAAAGGGAGCACCGCTTTAATTCCCCCTTAACAAAGGGGGCCAGGGGGTTGTCCCTTCTTCATACTCGTTTCAATCCACCCTTCGATTGCCATTAAAACACTTTCTATATCTTTTTTTACATCATTATCATTGAACCTTAAAACAGTTAAACCCTCAGCCTCCAATGCCTGTTGCGGCTTCTTATCGTACAGAAATTTTCTATCATGACTTTCTCCATCAATTCCAATTACCAGTTCCAGTTTACTGCAATAAAAATCAACGATGTAATCCCCGATAGGCTTTTGCCTCGTAAATAGATAACCTTGCATCTTTCTGCTTTTCAATTTTGCCCATAGTAGAACTTCCGATAAAACGCCTTGTTTTCTTAGTTCTCGTGACAGAGCTTTTAATT containing:
- a CDS encoding endonuclease domain-containing protein yields the protein MKITYNPKLKALSRELRKQGVLSEVLLWAKLKSRKMQGYLFTRQKPIGDYIVDFYCSKLELVIGIDGESHDRKFLYDKKPQQALEAEGLTVLRFNDNDVKKDIESVLMAIEGWIETSMKKGQPPGPLC